ATCTCTTATATTATATGGTATATATCATAGTTGGTATAAAAAGAatcatgtatgtatatatattgtaagaaTTAGAACATTGTCCTTTAACATTAGAGTTGGtctttttcaaatgatttggaAACCCCAATAGACATAATTTCCTCACTATTATTGGAAGGCTATGACTAATGTCAGAAGGTGACTACATTGCAGCAATTGttggaatttaatttctttgttttttcttttgttcttgagaaagaaaaaaaagttgtgggtaatttttatttttattttatttttattttttctgagtCTGGGTAAGGTTCAAATGGCATTGCAGGATTGGGAGCCAGGCTGGTATGCGTTCTCAAAATCCAGCAGAATACCCAATATCTTCAGGAAAGCTTATTATGattaaagttttttgttttatatccCAAATTAGATTGTATTTCTATGATTTTATTCCTCTAAAAATGGTGGCAATTCTATTTGGTTCCCACTCCCTTCTCCCAACACCTTGTCTATTTAAAGTGAAAAAGGAAGGTATTATTTCTATTAttagcttagaaaaaaaaaaaaaaaaagtaaggaaaTTATTAGGATGTCaaagcaaatatataaaaagaggaTGCAATATCACATGGAATGTCAGTCGAAGGGTATTACAGCAAATGATTTGCAGAGAGGGGATAAAACTACAAATTCGAAAAGTAATTAGTCTTAAAGGCAAAATCCAAATTCAGGCGACCTATGTACCATGTAGTCACTGGTAACATTGAAatgctaaaagaaaagaaaagaaaaaaaaaaaaatctaaatcgaaaggaaaatatttggaatactccaatttttattaaaatctcTTATAAATTTATGTGACAATTTACGTAAGTAATATATAACAtaacatgaataaaaaattaactaataaaaatttaattatttagtaactAAGTAAATTATCAAAAGAGATTTATAACAAAAGGTATAATACAACTCACCTCTTGTTCCAAGCTAGGGAGATCTCTTCTATCTCTCAACCCCTCACCTTTATGTACCATTCTTCATCATTTCTTGTAACAGCATGTTGAAAATGGTATGATATTGTTTACTTTGGGCTTCAGGTCATGCAATTTTTGTTattgaatttatttcaaaagacCTCATACCTTTAGAACGAGCATGTTCTATATATGTACATTCCCTTTTCTCACACGCATGCAATATAGGACGCCACATTTCTTCTCCAATTTGTTGTTCTTTGTCTGGATTTTTTTAGGTAGGATCTATTTCAATCCCTCTACCACCACTTCTTAGTCTTCTCAACTCTCTCAAAAGTTGAACATGATCTAATCTTTTTTAAGTACTTTCTGTTGTATTTACAGTATCCACTAAAAATTACTGCAACCAATTTTACAAGTAGCTTTTTCACTTTCTCATTTGCCTATGTGGAAAGGCCCTTCTTTAAATTGCTGTTAAGAATGCAATTCTTTTTGGTGTCAGGCAAAGGAGTGAACCGGACTGGATTCAAAGACCtaaaaaatttctctcaaaattaattgtaatattcttattttttatatcacattaatcactttttattactattcaaataaaaaaattactacaaaacaaaattttttactttctttattattaaatatttttatatttttttttcttacatcaatTAAATCTATTATAGTTCGGTCCATTTCCTTTGTGTTTGTTTACATTTGCCCTATGTAATTGTTGTATTTGGCTTTGTGTTGtttgtagtttatttttgttcttaacttgctaaataaaaaaaataaaaaaaaaaaaagaaaaagaaaaagaaaaagaaaaggacctTCTAGTCCTCATcgaatttataaattaataactTCCCATTTTTGTTTGTACAGAAATTCCAGTCATTGaaagaaaacaatattattaatttattattattataaaatttggtGAGTGCACGAAAATCAATGCAATACAAGTAGTACCCCACAGTTTTTACGTTGGTTTTTACGGCGACAGTCGAGCCCTGCACTATAAAAGTACCCGAAAACCTCTCTCTATTCCAAGCTCGTTTTTCTCCGCTTTCTTTGACCGCTGGTCCAACCAAGACACACACGCAGTGCAGAGATACTCGTACTCCCACACTCTCTTATTAACTATCTTTCTCACTGCTTTTCCTCTCCGGCAATCGATGCTACAGAGTCTTCCGCCGATAAAACCAAAACGACATTGACAGTTCTTCGAGACAGATAAGAGAGAAAAGGGTCTCTCagatctctttctctctttattgCCCAGAAAAGCTATACGTCTTTGACTCCTCAAGCTCAGCTCAGATCTTTTCCTCAATGGCAACAGACCATTAGTCACTTCAAATTCCTTTTTTCCTCTCACCCACTCTTTCCGTTTCAAGAACTTGGTTTCGGGCTGCAATGGCCGAGGCTACAGAGGCAAAAACACTGCCTGAGgctgagaagaagaaggagcAGAGCCTACCCTTTTACCAACTCTTCTCTTTTGCAGACAAGTATGACTGGTTGCTCATGGTCTCTGGGAGCGTGGGAGCCATTATCCATGGCTCTTCCATgcctgttttctttcttcttttcggTGAAATGGTTAATGGGTTCGGCAAAAATCAATCCGATTTGAAGAAAATGACCGAAGAAGTTTCAAAGGTTTGCAACCCAATTCATCAGGCGTTTCAAATATCAAACACTTTCATAATCATCCCAGATCTGAGATCTGTTatttaagtttaattttatattttgttgttgttgtttctttgCAGTATGCTCTCTATTTTGTATACCTTGGTCTCGTTGTTTGCTTATCATCCTATGCAGGTATGTATTATTGCCATTTCAGTGCATACCTTTTCGTTTTGTTTTATGTGGGTGTTGAAGGGGATAGCTCACATTGTTGGTCCATTGTCTAGTCCACATGACTCGTGTAGCCAGTTCACATCGAACCCGCTGTGTGCAAGCACACGTGGTCCGTGGACTGGCCCCCTCGTCTATTTCTTCTTTCACTTGTCAATCTCACTATATTTAACGTTATCTGCCACTTTCATACACATACATCTCACTCACTGTTTGTACACATTCATCTAACCTAGATTTTACCCTTCAACTGTAAAATTTCGTGTGGTTTTACCAGAGATTGCATGCTGGATGTACACCGGGGAGAGGCAAGTGAGCACGCTGAGAAAGAAGTATTTGGAAGCAGTGCTAAAACAGGACGTTGGGTTCTTTGACACGGATGCTAGAACAGGGGATATAGTTTTCAGTGTCTCCACAGACACCCTTCTAGTCCAAGATGCCATTAGCGAGAAGGTTCTTTACCAATTTGATATACAGACACAACACTCCTGTgtctttcttttcctatttaCTGTTTTGTGTAACAGttttaaatctttttctttttctcctagTATTGGGTTGGCGTTGTATTGCCATGTCCATGTCTGGGTTGTTGGGTATCCATTAATGGGGGGCCCTTTGCTGATGCTTTCATATTGATGGCGCCCGTTAATAAACAAGTCTTACTTATCCGGCGCCAACCTCTATCTTGGACGTTTGTGATTTCTGGGTTTTAATTtccttaaaactattttttcattATCTAGAGATAATACAAATTTTAACGGTGTGATTAGAACAAATTTATGGTAATATACcaccttttaaattttttttggagtgaATTTTATATCTCCTTTGTTATTTCAGGTGGGGAACTTCATACACTATCTATCAACGTTTCTGGCGGGACTGGTGGTTGGTTTTGTGTCAGCATGGAGGCTAGCATTGCTAAGTGTGGCGGTCATACCGGGAATTGCTTTTGCTGGGGGCTTATACGCGTATACGCTCACAGGCCTTACATCCAAGAGTCGTGAGTCCTACGCGAATGCTGGTATCATTGCAGAGCAGGTGAggctttacatttttttttttgtctcatttttttGGAGGACTTTGGTAGACTTTTTACATGTGAAATGATGTTTTAACATGTGCAACACTCATAAATGTTActgtttactttttctttttaataattcaCGAACTTGTTGAACTTTTTTAAAGTTCTCTTCATCCCAACCCACTAAATTTAATGCAAACTGCAATCTAGGCCATGGATTTGGATGCTCCAAGATTAATTGTTGAGAAAATCTACTATGAATGGAAGAAcgtaataatttcaaatattgGTCTGTAGTTATAGGCTTACAAGGTGCTTGAATCTTGATTATCATTCATATCTGGCCTTCTAAATTTTTAACTATCTGCATAGGGCATTGCGCAAGTTCGGACGGTTTACTCTTATGTTGGTGAGAGCAAGGCCCTAAATTCATACTCAGATGCAATACAGAACACATTAAAGCTTGGGTACAAAGCTGGAATGGCCAAAGGTCTGGGGCTAGGATGTACCTATGGCATAGCATGCATGTCATGGGCACTTGTTTTCTGGTATGCTGGTGTATTTATCAGGAATGGACAGACTGATGGAGGGAAGGCATTCACGGCAATTTTCTCTGCAATTGTTGGAGGAATGTAAGACCAAAACTATAAGTCTATAATGCTGCTTTTTTACAATTGCAGAAAGCTGCTTTGGTTACAATCATAACGTAATAATTGGTCATTACAGGAGTTTGGGTCAGTCATTTTCAAATCTAGGGGCATTCAGCAAAGGCAAAGCCGCTGGATACAAGTTGATGGAGATCATCAAGCAGAAGCCCTCCATAATCCAAGACCCCTTAGATGGAAAGTGCTTGCCTGAGGTTAATGGCAATATAGAGTTCAAGGATGTTACTTTCAGCTACCCATCGAGACCAGATGTTATTATCTTTCGAAATTTCTCAATATTCTTCCCCGCTGGAAAGACTGTTGCTGTTGTTGGTGGTAGTGGGTCAGGAAAAAGCACTGTTGTGTCTCTGATAGAAAGGTTCTATGATCCGAATCAAGGTAATTGAGGAAACCTTCATTAGCTAGAAGAATGAAAATCTGTGGTCCTTGATGAGCTCCTACTGATACTTTTTGTTGGTTTGGCAGGCCAAGTTTTGTTGGACAATGTGGACATAAAGACACTGCAATTGAAATGGTTGCGTGACCAGATTGGGCTGGTGAACCAAGAACCTGCACTCTTTGCTACCACCATACTTGAGAACATACTCTATGGGAAGCCTGATGCAACAATGGCTGAAGTGGAAGCTTCTGCTTCTGCTGCAAATGCTCATAGCTTCATTACCTTGCTTCCTCATGGGTATAATACTCAGGTTAGTGCATTTTATTGAAGTAGTTTTTACTGcaaaaaaattctgaagcaaGGCTCACATTCTCTAGGCATTTACTATTCCCTTTTATAATATGTACTTCTAATGTCAAACCAGGTGGGAGAGCGAGGAGTGCAACTCTCTGGGGGCCAAAAGCAGAGGATCGCAATTGCGCGAGCTATGCTGAAGAACCCAAAGATCCTCCTCCTTGATGAAGCAACTAGTGCTCTTGATGCTGGTTCGGAGAGCATTGTTCAAGAAGCTTTAGACCGTCTCATGGTTGGTAGAACTACTGTAGTTGTTGCCCATCGCCTCTCCACCATTAGAAATGTCGATTCAATTGCAGTTATACAGCAAGGGCAAGTTGTTGAGACAGGGACCCATGAAGAACTGATTGCTAAAGCGGGGGCTTATGCTTCATTAATTCGATTCCAAGAAATGGTTAGAAACAGAGGCTTCTCAAACCCATCAACCCGCCGGTCACGCTCATCACGTCTAAGCCATTCACTGTCAACAAAGTCTTTAAGCCTGCGGTCTGGCAGTTTAAGAAACCTGAGCTATTCATATAGTACTGGGGCTGATGGCCGCATAGAGATGATCTCAAATGCTGAAACAGACCGGAAAAATCCAGCCCCTGATGGCTACTTCTTCCGGCTTCTCAAGCTGAATGCTCCCGAGTGGCCCTATTCGATTATGGGTGCTGTAGGATCTGTTCTTTCTGGTTTTATTGGTCCAACATTTGCTATCGTGATGAGCAATATGATTGAGGTCTTTTACTACAGAAATCCTGCTTCAATGGAAAGGAAGACAAAGGAATATGTTTTCATTTACATTGGAGCTGGTCTCTACGCTGTAGTGGCATATTTGATACAGCATTACTTCTTTAGTATCATGGGGGAGAACCTCACTACAAGAGTTAGGAGGATGATGCTTGCAGGTATGGGTCTATGgtattccttttttcttgtaattgtaGTTACAAGTTATGGTAACCATTGTCTTGCATGCCAATTTGATCATCCTTTTGGACTTAATAATTCAAATTCCCACATTTGTTCTGTAATGCATGTAtgtaaacttaaaattttctctttcttcttttttcaagtttttgatttttattatgtttcttttcttcagCAATCCTAAGGAATGAAGTGGGGTGGTTTGATGAGGAGGAGCACAATTCAAGCCTTCTTGCATCACGCCTGGCCACGGATGCTGCTGATGTGAAATCCGCAATTGCTGAGAGGATTTCTGTCATACTCCAGAACATGACTTCACTCCTCACTTCATTCATAGTTGCTTTCATAGTGGAATGGAGGGTCTCCCTTCTCATCCTAGCAACCTTTCCTCTTCTAGTCTTGGCAAACTTTGCTCAGGTAAGCTCCAATTACTCCACTCTCCACTAtcttctaattaaataattaattttatcattttctctCCATTTAAGCTTTTGGTATCAATTAATTTAACACACCCAACAACCAAAATGCAAACGTATTTGTCACATGGCACTGGTCCAACTGCAACATTAAAAATAGTCacgcttttcttcttttggttgaCTAGAGTCCAATAAGGGCAGTCTGGGTAACTCTTGGCTTTTCAGTATTTCTTTTTACAGTGTCAGATGTCTGCGTCTGCAGCTAAATTTTACTTCCCTGGAATCTATCTTTCACCACATCCTAATATTAAACGACAAAAGCTAAAATCCAAAGTGTCACCTCATTACTGCACTGCACGTGCTTCCTCCAAGTCCGGTGTATCAACTCTTTGGAAATCACATTGACAAATATAATATAAGGTCATAGATAACGGTGTATATAATATTACCTAAGATTCCATGACTACCTATCAATTTccattaaaagagaaaaaaaaatccatgccACTTTCCACTGGGAAGTGATTCTCTGGCctctttttactttcttttttattattttttttttttggtatttgttCTTGTAGCTTATTTCTCGAGGCTATTAccatttttcttggtttttcttGTCATCCTAGTCaaatttctctttatttcttttccctcCCATTAGTGTTTTTTCCTTTCACTCTGCACCGACACTGCAATTTGCAGTATATATCAGTTGTGTCTGAATTTAGAGGCCCAAGAACCTCTAATAGGCACATGAGTTCTGATTGCTTTAATTTGTTCGCCGTATATGCTAGACAGCTATGTGAGATTTCCAAGAATTTCTAGGCCCGTGATCatattattttaagaatttctcCTGGCAAATATTTATCTTCTTCCTTTTACTGGGTCATTTATATATTCATCGAGGGTGTCAGGAGTGACAGTCATGGTGGTGGGGGGTTTCAGAAGTTGCGCTGCGTGCCCTTTGTATTATTGTCCTGTTTTGGCGTTTCAAGCTTTCAATCTAATGAGGGTTTCAGAAATCGGTTCGTTTTCGAACTGTAGTTCTGAGTCCTCTGACGGTTTGTCTTGTATGGAGCAGTTCTCTGAATTTGCGCATGCTATACACACAGTGAAATAGATTGATTTGTTGTGGACGTACCATGCCAATATTTGTCATTGTCGTGTTCATGTTGATATGGGAGGAACCTGATATTCTGGGCGTCAAATTTCCCTCCTTTAGTTCTTTTTCGTGGGGTCTGTTACAGTGAGTTTACATCCCACCGTTGAAGCTGTCACTGAACTGTTTGCATGAAGTAACTGTTACTCTCGATGGCATAACATAAATTCTTCtttggaaaaaatgaaaaaaataaaaagaaacagaaacTCCATGACCCTTTCAGATTTAGCTACGTCAAagattaaaaattcaattaaatgaTCATTTGAATGGACTCATATAAGCAAACCCTTTAAATGTCATTGCTCATTAGGCAATGGATAGATACAGTTTCCTGACAGTTGGTTCTATTCTGCCATGCACAGCAACTGTCTCTCAAAGGGTTTGCTGGAGACACAGCAAAAGCCCATGCCAAGACCAGCATGATTGCAGGGGAGGGGGTGAGCAATATCCGAACTGTTGCAGCCTTCAATGCTCAAAACAAGATAATCTCCCTGTTCTCCCATGAGCTCCGGGTCCCTCAGCAGAGAAGCCTAGCCCGCAGCCAAAGTGCTGGCCTTCTCTTTGGCCTCTCCCAGCTTGCTCTTTATGCATCCGAGGCCCTCATTCTGTGGTATGGTGCCCACCTTGTCAGCAAAGGGGTCTCCACCTTCTCAAAGGTCATTAAGGTTTTTGTAGTCCTGGTCGTTACAGCCAATTCAGTTGCAGAAACCGTTAGTCTTGCTCCTGAGATAATTAGAGGTGGTGAAGCTGTTGGTTCAGTCTTTTCAATTCTTGACCGACAAACCAGGATAGACCCGGATGATCCTGAGGCTGAGCCGGTTGAATCAATTCGAGGAGAGATTGAACTTAGACATGTTGATTTTGCATACCCTTCAAGGCCTGATATCATGGTGTTCAAAGACCTCAACCTTAGAATCCGCGCTGGCCAGAGCCAAGCTCTTGTTGGGGCTAGTGGGTCTGGCAAGAGTTCTGTGATTGCATTGATCGAACGTTTCTATGATCCAGTGGCTGGGAAAGTTATGATTGATGGGAAGGACATCAGGCGGTTGAACTTGAAGTCCCTTAGGCTTAAAATTGGATTGGTACAACAAGAACCAATCCTCTTTGCATCTAGCATTTTTGAAAACATTGCTTATGGAAAAGAAGGGGTAACAGAGGCCGAGGTAATTGAAGCTGCCCGTGCTGCCAATGTTCATGGTTTTGTTAGTGGCTTGCCTGATGGTTACAAAACTCCAGTTGGTGAGAGAGGAGTTCAGCTCTCTGGTggacaaaaacaaagaattgcAATTGCCAGGGCGGTTCTCAAGGACCCCACAATTCTTCTACTAGATGAAGCCACCAGCGCGCTTGATGCTGAATCAGAGTGTGTCCTTCAAGAAGCACTTGAGAGGCTAATGAGGGGCCGCACCACTGTGCTTGTGGCTCACCGTTTGTCAACAATCAGAGGAGTGGACAACATTGGAGTAGTGCAAGACGGGCGCATTGTAGAACAAGGCAGCCACGCCGAACTGCTAAGCCGAGCCGACGGGGCATATTCTAGACTCTTGCAGCTGCAGCACCATCACATATGAGAGTTTTGATTGAAGGAACATGGTATTGTTGGTTGGTAATTATGTTTGGGGTCCCATGCATTATGCTTTCGTTTTAGTTGTAGATATGGGGATGTGGGGGGGGGATTATATCCTTGGGGGTCTACTGCTCCTTTCCCAATGGTGTAAGCATGTAACAAGTATTATATTATCAATATCTATGGTGCAGAAGCATGTTATTCATCTGGATGGTTTGAGTGATTATTAGCTTTCCCTTCTCCTTTTGTAAGTTCTATAATGCTTAAAAGTAGACCCCAAGCCCACCTTTTCCTGCCCCTGTGAGAAACTTTTTCCTGCTCATGCTTTTCCCCTGGCATGTGTTTGCCAATACAATCTTTTTCTGTTTTAGAGAAGGGCATCTTTTTGAGGATTTAAAGGCCCCCACATGCTTAAACACCAGCAAAGCAAAAGGCAAACTTATCTGGTTAATAAAATGGAGACACATTGATTTGTAGCAGATGGAGTGAATTATTACAAAGCAAGAGCTCTGTGAAAGCTTAATGTGGTGCCAATGAGATCATGACCCACTAAATGCACATTATGGGAAGCCCAACTTTATACTTCTCGTGAGTGCGCCTGTAAAATATTGGTCTCCTCTTCcttttgtctatgaaatcatTCTCTTTCCGAAAATTTTCCAGCCCCAACTGAAACATTTGCAAGTCAGGGCAGCTTCCTCTACTATCATACTTATTATGTTCACTAAAAGAGTGTTCTTTATGTGTACTTGATCTGACAAAGATAAACAAGGAGGCTACTAGAATAAGGTTGCCCCCTTGCCACTTTCTCAGTTCCATTCACTAATAGATAGCCACTGAGATAATGGGCAAAGCTATGTATGGCAATGACAAAGCCAAAGAACTGGAGGAGCAGAGGAATGGGAAGAGAGAGATGGGTGATAAAATTATCCCCTCCAATTCACATGTCCAAACATACGTTTGGACTACTAAAGCACTTGCTCAAATAGGTAGACCGTAGATCCCATCAGAACTTTTACAATTGCTTGTTTGATTGCAGGGTAGACAGTTGCGAGAAATCTCTAATTGTAATGGATACCCAGCAAAATTGGGATTCAAATAggtaaaaaatgatttaaaagtAATTTGACAGAGGAGATGTATCACATCAGTGTCAATTATATTTGCATGTTAGGTGCTGATATTTGGTGGATATAGAACAATAATTTAGCTTCTGGTTACACCCAATGTATATCTCATTCAATTATTGAATCTTCATAAATTATATGTTTGACCTATTTATCATCCATTCAAAGGCATCCAGATAAAACATCAATCTAATTATGGCTCCTTCCTATTGAAGGATACTCGATACATCATGACAATTGACAACATTTGAATCAAATGGTAAATGGATAATATGAAGCTTTAACATAAATGATCCCATGATGTTCATAAATAGTGTCTATGATTAATGTTTGGCCTGCAAGTGTTCATGTAATCAACCCCCTTTAAATGACAAAGTTCTTGAAAGAATTATCatttgaatgatattttttttgagCCATCATTCGAATGATGCTTACTCCAtttccatctctctttctctcttttattattattattattgtgataaccttttcttttactttttccgTAATTGTTTGAGCGGTAAAAGgggtaaaaaaattcaattaaaatcGACTTCACATGTAATGTTATGGGAAATTTGATACATCTTGGATTTAAAAGATTCAAACTAGAAATGGGAAAAGGACATGATGATGGAGAAGATGCAGGAGACAATGGCAGAAAAAGATTTGGCTGTTTGCGTTGGCTCTCTTCCCGTTAGATTCTTGACCATGGAGAGGTTTACCAGTGTTCTGTTTCTGTTCTTGGAAGGTGAGAGTCCACAAATGTTGACTATTGCTCTCATGGCCCTCATGGGGGAGAGCCGAGAGCCTCTGAACTTGAAAGCTCCAACCAATTCTTCAAGCCGTACCATTTTGTTGTTTCCAGCCATATGGGGTTCTGATGCTCTGCTTTGAGCCACCCATGCACTCAAatcatcaaaattcaattacaTCAAACAATGCTTGTCCATTTCGATCCGCTCTCGCTCTCACTCTCACATTTTCAAGTGCATGCGTTCGATTTTCATTGACACGTCAAAGAGTGAAAGTATTTTTCTTGATAATATTGATATAATAGTCCAAATATTTAACACTATTCGATTAGTATTGACTATTGTCTTTCATGTGGTGAATATTTAAAGAGCATGGTTGGAATGGTAACTAGGATCAATAATTGAGGTACTAAAGGAGTTCAAATGGGAATCAATCTCTCCATGAATAAATGTAGAAGAAAGTAACGTGTGCTGTCCATAAATGCCGACCGAccttataataattataacaaGTAGTGGTTAGAAAGTTGGGCCTTAAGGCAAGgataaacacacaaaaaaaaaaaaaaaacaaggaacaTGTTCTTAATCGATTAAACCAAAGAGTAAGTCCAATTTTGATAGAAATCGAGTTTTGTCTGCATGCCCAGGGGATGATGTGTTGTCTCCATTGACACAAGGGTGTGCTTGATGTTTGATGTTTGATGTTTGAAGTAGAATCCTTAAAAGATTTTCATATGTAATCAGGTTAGATAATAAGgccaaaaggaaaaataaaataaccaaaGTCCCACGATAAAGTGGTGTGTCAAATGAGCGGTTAGAATTCAtcataccattttttatttttttggttgtgtAAATCTAATCATTGTGAAAGCAGTCACTTCATACAATAATGAAGGATAAAATTGCTACTCACAAaacagcaaaagaaaaaaaagagataaatttgtATTCAAATCACCTATTTGGACTACTTAATTGGactcactttcttccaaaacatgtaattttacatgcatttttaataagatcAGTAGAGCATGTGATATTTGTTCTTAAATCATgtaatttggaaaaaaacttTATCATTTTT
This window of the Corylus avellana chromosome ca5, CavTom2PMs-1.0 genome carries:
- the LOC132180674 gene encoding ABC transporter B family member 19, encoding MAEATEAKTLPEAEKKKEQSLPFYQLFSFADKYDWLLMVSGSVGAIIHGSSMPVFFLLFGEMVNGFGKNQSDLKKMTEEVSKYALYFVYLGLVVCLSSYAEIACWMYTGERQVSTLRKKYLEAVLKQDVGFFDTDARTGDIVFSVSTDTLLVQDAISEKVGNFIHYLSTFLAGLVVGFVSAWRLALLSVAVIPGIAFAGGLYAYTLTGLTSKSRESYANAGIIAEQGIAQVRTVYSYVGESKALNSYSDAIQNTLKLGYKAGMAKGLGLGCTYGIACMSWALVFWYAGVFIRNGQTDGGKAFTAIFSAIVGGMSLGQSFSNLGAFSKGKAAGYKLMEIIKQKPSIIQDPLDGKCLPEVNGNIEFKDVTFSYPSRPDVIIFRNFSIFFPAGKTVAVVGGSGSGKSTVVSLIERFYDPNQGQVLLDNVDIKTLQLKWLRDQIGLVNQEPALFATTILENILYGKPDATMAEVEASASAANAHSFITLLPHGYNTQVGERGVQLSGGQKQRIAIARAMLKNPKILLLDEATSALDAGSESIVQEALDRLMVGRTTVVVAHRLSTIRNVDSIAVIQQGQVVETGTHEELIAKAGAYASLIRFQEMVRNRGFSNPSTRRSRSSRLSHSLSTKSLSLRSGSLRNLSYSYSTGADGRIEMISNAETDRKNPAPDGYFFRLLKLNAPEWPYSIMGAVGSVLSGFIGPTFAIVMSNMIEVFYYRNPASMERKTKEYVFIYIGAGLYAVVAYLIQHYFFSIMGENLTTRVRRMMLAAILRNEVGWFDEEEHNSSLLASRLATDAADVKSAIAERISVILQNMTSLLTSFIVAFIVEWRVSLLILATFPLLVLANFAQQLSLKGFAGDTAKAHAKTSMIAGEGVSNIRTVAAFNAQNKIISLFSHELRVPQQRSLARSQSAGLLFGLSQLALYASEALILWYGAHLVSKGVSTFSKVIKVFVVLVVTANSVAETVSLAPEIIRGGEAVGSVFSILDRQTRIDPDDPEAEPVESIRGEIELRHVDFAYPSRPDIMVFKDLNLRIRAGQSQALVGASGSGKSSVIALIERFYDPVAGKVMIDGKDIRRLNLKSLRLKIGLVQQEPILFASSIFENIAYGKEGVTEAEVIEAARAANVHGFVSGLPDGYKTPVGERGVQLSGGQKQRIAIARAVLKDPTILLLDEATSALDAESECVLQEALERLMRGRTTVLVAHRLSTIRGVDNIGVVQDGRIVEQGSHAELLSRADGAYSRLLQLQHHHI